In Oncorhynchus clarkii lewisi isolate Uvic-CL-2024 chromosome 2, UVic_Ocla_1.0, whole genome shotgun sequence, one DNA window encodes the following:
- the LOC139375026 gene encoding zinc finger C3H1 domain-containing protein-like isoform X2, which produces MDSKSINLSPREEGELEDGEICDDDTEEKVFAQQQGKKRPSSMNNSNFSRNTRKSKQPVRTLLPVVGSQPTDFRLLIPYNRGPHSHSSGFTANHRQQGGPSGPDRPPLGPRCDQSPRSSFWERSHTALDRLRHRGKLDDGRGDWGRGAWGDGCGGGREAGRPPTGRYGPGENHSNKKESPSRNKQKVMMGRNQVRNQQMMNNNNVAKVENGLDESFEDLLTKYKQIQLELECIRKEENLVLKPKDLPAQNESEVSASIPQTEPLLDANSIPNEATAEDPPGPEKTEEKRGFQAFNLKPLRQKLLTPAEIDALKTKTEKKDSEKEDSDMEKGQVEPAAIPAATPKGEEEKDGVEKEADKKEGEKDAKTCCVCCGRESDYLKKEGEKDTKVCCVCCSKSSEDSTKSSFKPEVKGSNEDEDLSELQLRLLALQSASRKWQQKEQQVMKESKDKITKAKPSQEKSSSTSSAKPPERGRVTTRSASAASEKAKALANKPQEKTKAGAKPPAEKGKAPVKGYPGRKTVSPGSAAKQAFRKQQLRTWKLQQERDQEEQRRQEEEERRRREEEIRKIRDLSNQDEQYNRFMKLVGGSKPPRNRSKSKDRDHTRKSSGKQGLDTSGNLYQYDNYDEVAMDTDSETNSPASSPVHDPFEVPGCFSHMPMPFPMDSPTQCRMDLGQPRFLSVIPSAPPPPLPPMPPPPDELEPPPKPPFADEEEEEEMLLRETCLMSMANKKVPLPEDMTLDSSPLSPSLLVSLVQPVPRSNPSVVSLNTAPQPWSNKFSRGHHLPRLPLMLPRHKAVVVQLNGSDDSDSDMEACSSSTQTQPVFGGLEFMIKEARRNAEAAKPKPTSGSEKENKPGRTPEALSEEKKTEYQLLKEEIAREKQKILKDHSPQGVPSPAGSDPDVDFAAKAAVELQLTEAETRLTKHGNLLLKDEAILRQLLQQEQKKEEALKAAEAKVAKVKEQLLASEKIVSANKTLLNRLQEQVHRVQHRVSVKKNHSLKLEEVLVQAQAAAGRKPSGQKRRTDISHSSPVKRLCVEVSVAPRGSERHFADLLAQKQRLQQLESEYALKIQKLKEAQALHNRGAVPEPPLPQATSTPLPRARHPSIPPTSPFPLPQPSLHDLTQDKLTLVSSEDPTETEERDLEPAATARPSAQSVRRRSFRETGSFTKPKLDSGGTGLVKDSPAKPVRVKASGPGELFLGLEVEALQRRDQQQARLGELLLGELRALGGAVEKPPSGKVISEDVDTMAAQSGHAELKPVPFGPYRSPLLVFKSYRFSPYFRTKEKLSLSSVSYSNVVAPKKCFCRFDLTGTCNDDDCQWQHMRNCTFGGNQLFQDILSYNLALIGCSESSTSDVINVATEKYIKQLFGANNDRMGMDQKAVLLVSKVNESKRHVPPFTTCKDLRRWKPQPAYQASPNTGDDSWDESRDTGPVKYDGCSKRSLSATLDVCVTPDDKRYFISETDDISNLETSVLESPRNAQLWIKLAFKYLSQKEVSAAECLDASLNTLSRALEDNRDNPEIWCYYLSLFSRRGKRDEVQEMCEMAVEHAPDYQVWWSYLTTESLFEGKDYVCGRLLQYLLECVGTSGLSERLSFQLLESLLYRVQLSVFTGRLQNALAILQNALKSVTERCIADYLTISDRCLVWLSFIHLTEFDRLPASLYDPANSNPSRVVSIEAFALPWRTPLDVRTEPDTLIAVFEDALRQCTDQTLPPSERTLACLPLHTNLITTYSLLGRYDAGLELCESLLALCPHSCALLDALSGLYVGKGDGEQAVGVWLRALSQCPHNAEVFYHTCKFLMAQEKSSCIAPLFRGFVLSFCDEERSDQQPVDVLRYILGIPTMDILRVPVIKKQLKEQLSHQMPYLNLIHCLWQWVHGNVGEAMDAFERALGAVMPLDVLHKLWIDYLLFTSSKLAGSPSNSRELRVLSELVQRCLVTVPSRLEVPFSSAQYWSCFRFHNKVVSHYLSCLPHTQHPHVLERLRYTMPTNAELALRLLHQEWQDGNIEHLKFQARMLSSSVPNCLANWKIVIAVERELKERSEVRLLYQQALQNLPLCATLWKDRLLFEAAEGGKTDKLRKLVDKCQEVGVSLSEPLNLCSSKTEGEEH; this is translated from the exons ATGGATTCAAAGTCAATCAATCTGTCTCCGAGAGAAGAAGGGGAGCTCGAAGACGGAGAGATCTGCGATGATGACACCGAGGAAAAGGTGTTTGCGCAGCAGCAGGGTAAAAAGAGGCCTAGTAGCATGAATAACAGCAACTTCTCACGGAATACACGAAAATCGAAACAACCGGTACGAACTTTACTACCTGTCGTGGGTAGCCAGCCTACAGATTTTCGACTTTTAATTCCATACAACCGCGGACCTCATTCGCACAGTTCCGGCTTTACCGCAAACCACAGACAGCAAGGCGGACCAAGTGGACCCGACCGGCCGCCACTGGGACCACGCTGTGACCAGAGCCCGCGTTCCAGTTTCTGGGAACGAAGTCACACAGCCCTGGATCGATTGAGGCACCGGGGGAAACTAGATGACGGTCGCGGGGATTGGGGACGAGGAGCCTGGGGAGACgggtgtgggggagggagagaggctggtAGGCCTCCCACTGGTCGTTATGGGCCCGGGGAGAATCACAGTAACAAGAAAGAATCTCCCTCGAGAAACAAAC AGAAGGTAATGATGGGAAGGAATCAGGTAAGAAACCAACAGATGATGAACAACAACAATGTTGCCAAAGTCGAGAATGGGCTTGACGAGAGTTTTGAGGATCTGCTCACCAAGTACAAGCAGATTCAGCTGGAGCTGGAATGTATTAGAAAAGAAGAGAACCTGGTTCTGAAGCCCAAAGACCTGCCAGCTCAGAACGAGTCTGAGGTCTCTGCAAGTATTCCCCAAACCGAGCCATTACTCGACGCTAACAGTATTCCCAATGAAGCCACTGCAGAGGACCCGCCAGGCCCAGAAAAGACGGAGGAGAAAAGGGGTTTTCAGGCGTTCAATCTCAAACCTCTACGTCAGAAACTCCTCACTCCTGCAGAAATTGACGCGCTCAAAACAAAAACGGAAAAGAAAGACTCAGAGAAGGAGGACAGTGACATGGAAAAAGGTCAAGTTGAACCAGCTGCTATCCCGGCTGCTACTCCCAAAG gagaggaggaaaaagatggtgtggagaaagaggcagacaaaaaagagggggagaaggatgcAAAAACATGTTGTGTTTGCTGTGGCAGGGAATCAGATTACCTGAAGAAAGAAGGTGAGAAGGATACAAAAGTCTGCTGTGTGTGCTGCAGCAAATCATCAGAGGACTCCACTAAATCCTCTTTCAAG CCTGAAGTGAAGGGGAGTAATGAAGATGAGGACCTGTCTGAGCTGCAGCTGCGTCTCCTGGCCCTGCAGTCAGCCAGCAGGAAGTGGCAGCAGAAAGAACAGCAAGTGATGAAGGAGAGCAAAGATAAGATCACCAAGGCCAAGCCCTCCCAGGAGAAGAGCTCCTCCACCTCCAGTGCCAAACCACCAGAGAGGGGCAGAGTCACAACCAGGTCTGCCTCTGCTGCCTCGGAGAAGGCCAAAGCTCTGGCCAACAAGCCCCAGGAGAAGACCAAGGCTGGGGCAAAGCCTCCAGCGGAGAAGGGCAAAGCTCCGGTTAAGGGGTATCCAGGGAGGAAGACAGTCAGCCCAG GCTCAGCAGCCAAGCAGGCGTTCCGAAAGCAGCAGCTAAGGACGTGGAAGCTCCAACAGGAGAGAGATCAGGAGGAGCAGCgtagacaggaggaggaggagcgccgccggagggaggaagagatccGCAAGATCCGGGACCTTTCCAATCAGGACGAGCAGTACAACCGCTTCATGAAGCTGGTGGGCGGGTCCAAGCCGCCGCGCAACCGGAGCAAG TCCAAGGACCGAGACCACACCAGGAAGTCTTCTGGTAAACAGGGATTGGACACCTCAGGGAACCTCTACCAGTACGACAACTATGACGAGGTTGCCATGGATACTGATAGTGAGACCAATTCCCCAG CGTCTTCTCCAGTACATGATCCATTTGAGGTCCCAGGATGCTTCAGTCACATGCCCATGCCTTTCCCTATGGATTCCCCCACTCAATGCAGAATG GATTTGGGACAGCCGCGTTTCCTGTCCGTCATTCCGTCTGCGCCCCCTCCACCCTTACCCCCAATGCCCCCACCCCCAGATGAGCTGGAGCCTCCCCCAAAGCCGCCTTTCGCTgacgaggaagaggaagaggagatgttGCTCAGAGAGACCTGCCTCATGTCCATGGCCAACAAGAAGGTTCCACTACCCGAG GATATGACCCTTGACAgcagccccctctctccctccctcttggtCAGTCTGGTCCAACCAGTGCCCAGGAGCAACCCTAGTGTGGTCAGCCTCAACACGGCACCCCAGCCATGGAGCAACAAGTTCAGCCGAGGGCACCACCTTCCCAGGCTACCACTGATG CTCCCACGGCACAAGGCGGTGGTGGTACAACTGAACGGTTCAGACGACAGTGACTCAGACATGGAGGCCTGCAGCAGCTCTACACAGACACAGCCTGTCTTTGGAGGCCTGGAGTTCATGATCAAGGAGGCACGCAGGAACGCAGAg GCAGCGAAACCCAAACCGACTTCAGGATCTGAGAAGGAGAACAAGCCAGGCAGAACCCCGGAGGCGCTATCtgaagagaagaagacagagtATCAGCTGCTCAAAGAAGAAATAGCCAG GGAGAAGCAGAAAATTCTGAAGGACCACAGTCCCCAAGGTGTGCCCTCTCCTGCAGGCTCTGATCCTGATGTGGACTTTGCTGCAAAGGCAGCGGTCGAGCTGCAGCTGACCGAGGCAGAGACTAGGCTGACTAAACACGG GAACCTGCTCCTGAAGGATGAGGCCATCCTGAGGCAGCTCTTACAGCAGGAGCAGAAGAAGGAGGAGGCATTGAAGGCAGCTGAGGCCAAAGTGGCCAAGGTCAAAGAACAGCTCCTGGCCTCAGAGAAGATAGTCAGTGCCAACAAGACTCTCCTCAACAGACTCCAGGAACAG GTTCATCGTGTTCAGCACCGCGTGTCAGTGAAGAAGAACCACAGCCTGAAGCTGGAGGAGGTGCTGGTCCAAGCCCAGGCCGCCGCAGGCAGAAAGCCAAGTGGTCAGAAACGACGCACGGACATAAGCCACTCCTCG CCTGTGAAACGTCTGTGTGTGGAAGTCTCCGTCGCTCCCCGCGGCTCAGAAAGGCACTTCGCCGACCTCCTTGCCCAGAAGCAGCGTCTGCAGCAGCTGGAGTCAGAATACGCCCTCAAAATCCAGAAACTAAAGGAGGCCCAGGCTCTCCACAACAGAGGGGCGGTCCCTGAACCCCCTCTACCCCAGGccacctccacccctctccccagGGCTCGCCACCCCAGCATTCCCCCCACCAGCCCCTTCCCCCTGCCCCAGCCCTCCCTGCATGACCTCACCCAGGATAAACTCACCCTGGTCAGCAGCGAAGACCCTAccgagacggaggagagagactTGGAACCTGCCGCCACAGCCAGGCCCTCAGCCCAAAGTGTTCGTAGACGCTCCTTCAGAGAGACCGGCTCCTTCACCAAGCCTAAGCTGGACTCTGGTGGGACTGGGCTGGTCAAGGATAGTCCAGCCAAGCCAGTCAGGGTTAAGGCCTCGGGGCCCGGGGAGCTGTTCCTGGGGCTAGAGGTGGAGGCCCTGCAGAGGAGGGACCAGCAGCAAGCCAGGCTGGGAGAGCTGCTGCTGGGGGAACTACGGGCGCTAGGAGGCGCTGTGGAGAAACCCCCTTCTGGGAAG GTGATATCGGAGGATGTGGACACCATGGCTGCCCAATCAGGCCATGCCGAGCTGAAGCCTGTCCCGTTTGGACCATATCGCAGCCCTCTCCTGGTCTTCAAATCTTATCG GTTCAGTCCATACTTTCGGACCAAGGAGAAGTTATCACTCAGTTCTGTGTCTTACAGCAATGTTGTAGCGCCCAAAAAGTGTTTCTGTCGCTTTGATCTCACGGGCACATGCAATGACGATGACTGTCAGTG GCAGCACATGAGAAACTGCACTTTTGGTGGAAACCAGCTGTTCCAGGATATCCTGTCGTACAACCTGGCCCTGATTGGCTGCTCTGAGAGCAGTACTAGTGATGTCATCAATGTTGCCACAG AGAAGTATATAAAACAGCTGTTTGGGGCTAACAACGATCGCATGGGGATGGACCAGAAGGCTGTTCTACTCGTCAGCAAAGTGAACGAAAGCAAAAGACATG TCCCTCCCTTCACCACGTGTAAGGATCTCAGGAGGTGGAAGCCTCAGCCCGCTTACCAGGCTAGCCCAAACACAGGGGACGACAGCTGGGACGAGAGTAGAGACACTGGTCCAGTCAAATACG ACGGTTGTTCCAAGAGAAGTCTGTCTGCTaccctggatgtgtgtgtgacccCTGACGACAAGCGCTACTTCATTAGTGAAACTGACGACATATCTAACCTGGAGACCAGTGTCCTAGAGAGCCCACGCAACGCACAGCTCTGGATCAAACTGGCCTTCAAATACCTCAGCCAGAAAGAAGT GTCAGCGGCTGAGTGCCTGGATGCTTCGTTGAACACTCTGTCTCGGGCCCTGGAAGATAACCGGGACAACCCAGAGATCTGGTGCTATTACCTGTCTCTGTTCTCCCGTCGAGGGAAGCGGGATGAGGTGCAGGAGATGTGTGAGATGGCAGTGGAGCACGCCCCCGACTACCAAGTCTGGTGGAGT TACCTAACCACGGAGAGCTTGTTTGAGGGGAAGGACTATgtgtgtggtcgtctgctgcagtacctgctggagtgtgtgggGACTAGTGGTCTCTCTGAGAGGCTGTCCTTCCAGCTATTAGAGTCTCTACTCTACAGGGTCCAACTCAGTGTGTTCACAGGCCGGCTACAGAATGCCCTGGCCATCCTACAG AATGCCTTGAAGTCAGTCACTGAGCGGTGCATTGCTGATTACCTGACCATAAGTGACCGTTGCCTGGTCTGGCTGTCCTTCATCCACCTGACTGAGTTTGACCGCCTGCCGGCCAGTCTGTACGACCCGGCTAACTCCAACCCCTCCAGGGTGGTCAGCATTGAGGCCTTCGCCCTCCCCTGGAGAACCCCGCTCGACGTCCGCACAGAGCCTGACACACTAATCGCTGTGTTCGAAG ATGCACTGCGACAGTGCACAGACCAGACTCTGCCTCCCAGTGAGAGAACcctggcctgtctgcctctacaCACTAACCTCATCACTACCTATAGTCTGCTGGGAAG GTACGATGCAGGCCTGGAGCTGTGTGAGTCCCTGTTGGCGCTGTGCCCGCATTCATGTGCCCTGTTGGATGCCCTGTCAGGCCTGTACGTGGGGAAGGGGGATGGTGAGCAGGCTGTTGGGGTGTGGCTACGGGCGCTGTCCCAGTGTCCACACAACGCAGAGGTCTTCTACCACACCTGCAAGTTCCTCATGGCTCAG GAGAAGTCCAGCTGCATCGCTCCTCTGTTCCGGGGGTTCGTCCTGTCTTTCTGTGACGAGGAGAGAAGTGACCAGCAACCTGTGGATGTGCTACG GTACATCCTTGGTATTCCAACAATGGACATCCTAAGAGTCCCAGTTATCAAAAAACAACTTAAAGAGCAGCTTAGCCACCAGATGCCTTACCTAAACCTCATCCATTG TCTGTGGCAGTGGGTGCACGGTAACGTTGGCGAGGCGATGGATGCGTTTGAGAGAGCCCTCGGAGCCGTAATGCCACTAGACGTTCTTCACAAGCTGTGGATAGA TTATCTCCTCTTTACCAGCAGTAAGCTAGCTGGGAGCCCCTCCAACAGCAGAGAGCTCCGGGTGTTATCAGAACTGGTTCAGCGTTGTCTAGTAACTGTCCCGTCTAGGCTTGAGGTTCCGTTCAGCTCGGCCCAGTACTGGAGCTGCTTCAGATTTCACAACAAG GTTGTCTCCCACTACCTGAGCTGTCTGCCTCATACCCAGCACCCCCACGTCCTGGAGAGACTACGATACACCATGCCCACCAATGCTGAACTTGCCCTGAG GTTGCTGCATCAAGAATGGCAGGATGGAAACATAGAACATCTGAAATTCCAAGCCAGAATGTTGAGCAGTAGCGTTCCAAACTGTCTGGCCAACTGGAAAAT AGTGATCGCTGTGGAGAGGGAACTAAAGGAGCGCTCCGAG